The following coding sequences lie in one Pseudoalteromonas sp. Scap06 genomic window:
- the rplM gene encoding 50S ribosomal protein L13, whose product MKTFVAKPETVKRDWYVVDAEDKTLGRIATEIAHRLRGKHKAEYTPHVDTGDYIIVINAEKVTVTGNKFKDKVYYAHSGFPGGLKSTTFDKLQAAKPEMIIEKAVKGMLPRGPLGRAMFRKLKVYAGTEHNHAAQQPQVLDI is encoded by the coding sequence ATGAAAACGTTTGTTGCTAAACCAGAAACAGTAAAACGTGACTGGTACGTAGTTGACGCTGAAGATAAAACTTTAGGTCGCATCGCTACTGAAATCGCTCATCGCCTACGCGGTAAGCACAAAGCTGAGTACACACCACACGTAGATACTGGTGATTACATCATCGTTATCAACGCTGAGAAAGTTACTGTTACTGGTAACAAATTCAAAGATAAAGTGTACTACGCTCACTCTGGTTTCCCAGGTGGTCTTAAGTCTACTACTTTTGATAAACTTCAAGCTGCAAAGCCTGAAATGATCATCGAAAAAGCTGTTAAAGGCATGTTGCCACGTGGTCCTTTAGGCCGCGCTATGTTCCGCAAACTTAAAGTTTACGCGGGTACTGAGCATAACCATGCTGCACAACAGCCTCAGGTTCTAGACATTTAA
- the rpsI gene encoding 30S ribosomal protein S9: MMANQYYGTGRRKSSSARVFLRPGTGNIVINKRSLEEYFGRETARMVVRQALELVDMTEKFDLHITVAGGGTTGQAGAIRHGITRALMEFDESLRPQLRKAGFVTRDARKVERKKVGLKKARKRPQFSKR, from the coding sequence ATCATGGCAAATCAATACTACGGTACAGGTCGTCGTAAAAGTTCAAGTGCTCGCGTATTCTTACGCCCAGGCACTGGTAACATCGTAATCAACAAGCGCTCTTTAGAAGAGTACTTTGGTCGCGAAACAGCACGCATGGTTGTTCGTCAAGCTCTTGAGCTTGTAGACATGACTGAAAAATTTGACCTTCACATCACCGTTGCCGGTGGTGGTACTACTGGTCAAGCTGGTGCTATCCGTCACGGTATCACTCGTGCACTTATGGAGTTTGACGAGTCACTACGTCCACAACTTCGTAAAGCAGGTTTCGTTACTCGTGATGCACGTAAAGTTGAACGTAAGAAAGTGGGTCTTAAGAAAGCGCGTAAGCGTCCACAGTTCTCAAAACGTTAA
- a CDS encoding cytochrome b N-terminal domain-containing protein, which translates to MFGKIVEWIDDRIPMTRVWNMHIAQYPAPKNFNFWYFFGSLAMLVLVNQILTGIWLTMNYVPSAEGAFASVEYIMRDVEYGWLLRYLHSTGASAFFIVVYMHMFRGMIYGSYQKPRELLWLFGMFIFLALMAEAFMGYLLPWGQMSFWGAQVIISLFGAIPVIGDDLTLWIRGDYVISGATLNRFFALHVIALPLVIVILVFLHIVALHEVGSNNPDGIDNKRKKGTVAEEDKPKFKFHEYYTDKKDIIDAIPFHPYYTVKDIVGVVGFLILFCWVVFFMPAMGGFFLEAPNFEAANPLKTPEHIFPVWYFTPFYAILRAIPDKLMGVAAMGASIVVLALLPWIDRGSVRSVRYRCGFHKWNIAGFVVTFVLLGWVGATPQTDFKTIVSQVCTVTYFMFFVLLFVYSKNEKTKPLPERLTK; encoded by the coding sequence ATGTTTGGTAAAATTGTTGAGTGGATAGACGACCGTATCCCAATGACACGTGTTTGGAATATGCACATTGCACAGTATCCAGCACCGAAAAACTTTAACTTCTGGTACTTCTTCGGCTCTCTAGCTATGTTAGTACTAGTAAACCAAATACTTACAGGTATTTGGTTAACGATGAACTATGTACCATCTGCTGAAGGTGCATTTGCATCAGTAGAATACATCATGCGTGATGTAGAGTACGGTTGGTTATTACGTTATTTGCATTCAACGGGTGCATCTGCGTTTTTCATCGTTGTTTACATGCACATGTTCCGTGGCATGATATACGGTTCTTACCAAAAACCACGTGAATTACTGTGGTTATTCGGTATGTTCATTTTCTTAGCCCTAATGGCTGAAGCATTCATGGGTTACTTATTACCATGGGGCCAAATGTCGTTCTGGGGTGCACAGGTAATCATTTCATTATTCGGGGCTATCCCGGTTATTGGTGATGACTTAACACTGTGGATCCGTGGTGACTATGTAATTTCAGGTGCAACGCTTAACCGCTTCTTCGCATTACACGTAATTGCACTGCCATTGGTTATTGTTATCTTAGTATTTTTACACATTGTTGCACTACACGAAGTGGGTTCTAATAACCCAGACGGTATTGATAACAAACGTAAAAAAGGAACTGTGGCTGAAGAAGACAAGCCTAAATTTAAGTTCCATGAATACTACACTGATAAAAAAGACATTATTGATGCGATTCCGTTCCACCCTTATTACACAGTAAAAGATATTGTGGGCGTGGTTGGTTTCTTAATCTTGTTCTGCTGGGTTGTGTTCTTTATGCCTGCTATGGGTGGTTTCTTCTTAGAAGCGCCAAACTTTGAAGCAGCTAACCCACTTAAAACACCAGAGCATATTTTCCCTGTTTGGTACTTCACGCCATTCTATGCAATCTTACGTGCAATCCCTGACAAACTAATGGGTGTTGCAGCAATGGGTGCATCAATTGTTGTGCTAGCATTATTACCTTGGATTGACCGTGGTTCGGTTCGTTCAGTTCGTTACCGTTGTGGTTTCCACAAATGGAACATTGCAGGTTTTGTTGTTACTTTCGTTCTTTTAGGTTGGGTTGGTGCTACACCACAAACTGATTTTAAAACGATTGTTTCGCAAGTCTGTACTGTGACTTACTTTATGTTCTTCGTACTGTTATTCGTTTACAGTAAGAATGAAAAAACTAAGCCATTGCCTGAGAGGTTAACGAAATGA
- the petA gene encoding ubiquinol-cytochrome c reductase iron-sulfur subunit gives MSNAPVDNGRRRFLTIATSVVGGVGAAGAAVPFIASWNPSERAKSAGAPVEVDISKLEPGQLIRVEWRGKPVWVVSRTPKMLEQMKEHEGQLRDPQSQEPQQLESSTNDFRSLRPEIFVAVGICTHLGCSPSFLQGGFGEKVEGTDDGFYCPCHGSKFDMAGRVFQSVPAPLNLEIPPYTFLDETTILVGEEQGVA, from the coding sequence ATGAGCAATGCGCCTGTAGACAATGGCCGACGTCGCTTTTTAACCATAGCTACCTCTGTTGTTGGTGGTGTTGGTGCGGCTGGGGCTGCTGTTCCTTTTATTGCGTCTTGGAATCCAAGTGAGCGAGCTAAATCTGCGGGTGCGCCTGTAGAAGTAGATATCAGCAAACTTGAGCCAGGACAATTAATACGTGTCGAGTGGCGTGGTAAACCTGTATGGGTTGTATCACGTACCCCAAAAATGCTTGAGCAGATGAAAGAACATGAAGGTCAACTTCGTGATCCGCAATCGCAAGAGCCACAACAATTAGAATCATCAACCAATGATTTCCGTTCATTACGCCCAGAGATTTTTGTCGCTGTAGGTATTTGTACGCATTTGGGTTGTTCACCTAGCTTTTTACAAGGTGGCTTTGGTGAGAAAGTGGAAGGGACTGATGATGGTTTTTACTGTCCATGTCACGGTTCTAAGTTTGATATGGCTGGCCGTGTATTCCAATCGGTACCTGCACCATTAAATTTAGAAATTCCACCATATACTTTTCTTGATGAGACCACTATTTTAGTGGGCGAAGAACAAGGGGTGGCCTAA
- a CDS encoding cytochrome c1 yields MMKKLLIGLFALSVNVLPAMAAGPSVPLMEAGNDISDQPSLQRGAKLFMNYCLGCHQMQYQRYERTFRDIGIPTEIGQEQLIFDGSKVGGHILNAMAKEDAAKWFGAAPPDLTNVARVRGSDWIYTYLKSFYKDESRPFGVNNTLFPSVGMPHVLQELQGVPTAITEEVTVDGKTTTHITGTKTDGTGELSVDEYDQAVRDLTNFLEYVGEPTRLESEALGIKVIGFLIILFILAFMLKKEYWRDVH; encoded by the coding sequence ATGATGAAAAAGCTATTAATAGGTTTATTTGCTTTATCAGTAAACGTGTTACCTGCAATGGCGGCAGGCCCGTCAGTTCCTCTAATGGAAGCGGGTAACGATATATCTGATCAACCTTCTTTGCAGCGTGGCGCAAAGTTGTTCATGAACTACTGTCTTGGTTGTCACCAAATGCAGTATCAACGTTATGAACGTACTTTCCGTGACATTGGTATTCCAACAGAGATTGGTCAAGAGCAACTTATTTTTGATGGTTCAAAAGTGGGTGGTCATATCCTTAACGCGATGGCAAAAGAAGATGCTGCAAAATGGTTTGGTGCGGCTCCGCCGGATCTAACTAACGTTGCGCGTGTGCGTGGCAGTGATTGGATTTACACCTATTTAAAATCGTTTTACAAAGATGAATCTCGTCCGTTTGGCGTAAATAATACGTTATTCCCATCGGTGGGTATGCCACATGTTCTTCAAGAGTTGCAAGGTGTTCCTACTGCAATTACTGAAGAAGTAACAGTAGATGGTAAAACAACCACTCATATTACTGGTACAAAAACAGATGGTACGGGTGAATTAAGTGTAGATGAATATGACCAAGCAGTTCGTGATTTAACGAATTTCCTAGAGTATGTAGGTGAACCTACACGTCTCGAGTCGGAAGCGCTAGGTATTAAGGTAATCGGATTTTTAATTATCCTATTTATCTTGGCATTTATGCTGAAGAAAGAATACTGGAGAGATGTTCATTAA
- a CDS encoding four helix bundle protein encodes MRFEDLRVWQRSADLACEIYLHFKQSKEFGLKDQITRSALSISSNIAEGYERITPKDYIRFLSYSKGSCGELRSQIYIALKIGEVDTTEASEWIEETRELSRMISALMKSIDAWD; translated from the coding sequence ATGAGGTTTGAAGATTTAAGGGTATGGCAACGTTCAGCCGATTTAGCTTGCGAGATTTATTTACATTTTAAGCAGAGCAAAGAGTTTGGTTTAAAAGATCAAATAACACGATCTGCACTTTCAATTTCTTCAAATATAGCAGAGGGTTATGAACGAATAACTCCTAAAGATTATATTCGATTTTTATCATACTCTAAGGGGAGTTGTGGAGAATTACGCTCTCAAATTTACATTGCACTAAAAATAGGTGAAGTTGACACGACAGAGGCTAGTGAATGGATTGAGGAGACTCGTGAACTTTCCCGTATGATTTCAGCATTGATGAAATCAATCGATGCTTGGGATTAA
- the sspA gene encoding stringent starvation protein SspA: MAVAANKRPVMTLFSGANCMYSHQVRIVLAEKGVSVDIHMAEKDNLPEALHEINPYGTVPTLIDRELGLYQANIIMEYLDERFPHPPLMPVYPVMRGRSRLMMHRIDTDWYSLAEKIINNTSDAAQARKELTEALLAIAPIFSEAPYFMSEEFSLVDCYLAPLLWRLPEFGIELNGAGSKELKEYMIRLFERESFQASLTEAEREIRL, translated from the coding sequence ATGGCCGTAGCTGCCAATAAGCGCCCTGTAATGACCCTTTTTTCTGGTGCTAACTGTATGTATAGCCACCAAGTACGCATTGTACTTGCTGAAAAAGGTGTAAGTGTAGATATTCATATGGCTGAAAAGGATAACCTGCCAGAAGCACTTCACGAAATTAACCCTTACGGCACAGTGCCAACACTGATTGACCGTGAGCTTGGTTTATATCAGGCAAACATCATCATGGAATACCTTGATGAACGTTTTCCTCATCCTCCACTAATGCCTGTATATCCGGTCATGCGTGGTCGTAGTCGATTAATGATGCACCGTATTGATACTGATTGGTACAGCCTAGCTGAAAAAATCATTAACAACACATCTGATGCCGCGCAAGCTCGTAAAGAGCTGACAGAAGCATTACTTGCAATAGCACCAATCTTTAGTGAAGCGCCTTACTTTATGAGTGAAGAGTTTAGCTTAGTTGATTGTTACTTAGCACCACTATTATGGCGTTTACCAGAGTTTGGTATTGAGCTTAATGGTGCAGGCTCTAAAGAACTTAAAGAGTATATGATCCGTTTATTTGAACGTGAATCATTCCAAGCTTCTTTAACTGAAGCAGAGCGTGAGATCCGTTTATAA